From a region of the Desulfovibrio sp. genome:
- a CDS encoding DEAD/DEAH box helicase, whose amino-acid sequence MPVGEYIAALLASEKLGPQVTCHRLFAPAEPHYAPTSLPWPAAISRVLEQRGIEGLYSHQALATDHIRAGHSIVAATPTASGKSLIYNLPVLDRYLRDRDARALYLFPLKALAQDQLGAFNALVESWPKEARPTAALYDGDTTDHFRRKIRRNPPTVLISNPEMLHLGILPHHEQWAEFLAGLSHVVVDEAHTYRGVFGAHMAQVFRRLNRIAGRYGARPVYVLCTATVGNPGELAAALTGTVSSGDAGTGAQPDSPAASRAADAPVVIDQSGAPQGPRHFVFLNPEQSAATAAIDLLKAALARNLRTIVYCRSRRMTELISLWAGQSGAFAEHISAYRAGFLPEERRSIEARMASGDLLAVVSTSALELGIDIGGLDVCILVGYPGTVMATLQRGGRVGRAQQESAVIVVAGEDALDQYFARNPEDFFNRPPEKAVVNPDNEVILTRHLECAAAEIPLTPGDAMLASPAARAAARALHARGLLLQSADGTQLLAARKRPQRHVDLRGTGQTFTIEDQDGQIIGSVDGFRAWQETHPGAVYLHRGRSYVIDEMDPARARIVAKATKVSWFTRTRGQKSTDILEEVERVSLGRVLACRGRLRITDIVTGYEKRSTSGNRLLTITPLEAPPQVFETEGLWFVIPDSIRASLEERFLHYMGSIHALEHAAIGLLPLLIMADRNDFGGISTPLHAQTGLSGVFIYDGLPGGAGLTRQAFPDARGLLEATLKAVTACPCEDGCPSCVHSPKCGSGNRPISKIGALELLREMLTPGTEGDTLCRELRISPAPDRLDMESLDAAASLAAAHRPAVSALEFINMDEQTDTASPRSAVEEQSMSKKQPAPDNQTSLFGSAAPESGTRTPAPGPHGANTFDGAGLLTHIPLPPPRNFVVFDVETRRSAAEVGGWNRADRMGVSIAVAYDSKADDYFAYQQEELPALFEKLRAADLVVGFNSLRFDYAVLSTFAPFDLRRLPSLDLLQRVYERLSYRLPLDNLGQATLNEPKSASGLQALEWWKEGRLDDITTYCRKDVDITRRLYLHGLEHGFLLFSNKAGSPVRVPVDFRQR is encoded by the coding sequence GTGCCTGTTGGTGAATATATCGCCGCATTGCTGGCGTCTGAAAAGCTGGGGCCGCAGGTTACCTGCCACCGGCTTTTTGCGCCTGCAGAGCCGCACTACGCGCCCACCAGCCTGCCCTGGCCCGCTGCCATCAGCCGCGTGCTCGAGCAGCGCGGCATAGAGGGGCTGTACAGCCATCAGGCGCTGGCCACAGACCATATCCGGGCGGGGCATTCCATTGTAGCGGCCACGCCCACGGCCAGCGGCAAAAGCCTTATCTACAACCTGCCCGTGCTTGACCGCTACCTGCGCGACCGTGATGCCCGCGCCCTGTATCTGTTCCCGCTCAAGGCGCTGGCGCAGGATCAGCTGGGCGCGTTCAACGCGCTGGTGGAAAGCTGGCCCAAGGAGGCCCGCCCCACCGCCGCCCTGTACGACGGCGACACCACCGACCACTTTCGGCGCAAGATTCGCCGCAACCCGCCAACGGTGCTCATCAGCAATCCCGAAATGCTGCACCTTGGCATTTTGCCCCACCACGAGCAGTGGGCGGAATTTCTGGCAGGCCTGAGCCATGTGGTTGTGGACGAGGCCCACACTTACAGAGGCGTGTTTGGGGCGCACATGGCGCAGGTGTTCCGGCGGCTCAACCGCATCGCCGGGCGCTACGGCGCACGGCCTGTCTACGTGCTTTGCACTGCCACGGTGGGCAACCCGGGTGAACTGGCGGCAGCGCTTACCGGCACGGTCAGCTCTGGCGATGCTGGCACGGGGGCGCAACCAGACAGCCCCGCAGCCTCCCGCGCGGCAGACGCGCCCGTGGTCATCGACCAGTCTGGCGCGCCGCAGGGGCCACGACATTTTGTCTTTCTCAACCCGGAGCAAAGCGCGGCCACAGCGGCCATTGATCTGCTCAAGGCGGCGCTGGCCCGCAACCTGCGCACCATCGTCTATTGCCGCTCACGGCGCATGACCGAACTCATCAGCCTGTGGGCCGGGCAGTCTGGCGCATTTGCCGAGCATATTTCAGCATACCGTGCGGGCTTTCTGCCCGAAGAACGCCGCAGCATCGAGGCCCGCATGGCCTCGGGCGATCTGCTGGCCGTGGTCAGCACCAGCGCGCTGGAACTGGGCATAGACATTGGCGGCCTGGACGTGTGCATTCTTGTGGGCTACCCCGGCACGGTCATGGCCACCTTGCAACGCGGTGGTCGCGTGGGCCGTGCCCAGCAGGAATCCGCCGTTATCGTGGTGGCGGGCGAAGATGCTCTGGACCAGTATTTTGCCCGCAATCCCGAAGACTTTTTCAACCGTCCGCCAGAAAAGGCCGTGGTCAATCCCGATAACGAAGTAATTCTGACGCGCCATCTGGAATGCGCCGCGGCAGAGATCCCCCTCACGCCCGGCGATGCCATGCTGGCAAGCCCGGCGGCACGCGCCGCCGCACGCGCCCTGCACGCCCGCGGCCTGCTGCTGCAATCTGCCGACGGCACGCAGCTGCTGGCGGCCCGCAAGCGTCCGCAACGACATGTGGATTTGCGCGGCACGGGCCAGACCTTTACCATTGAAGATCAGGACGGCCAGATCATCGGCTCGGTGGACGGCTTCCGCGCCTGGCAGGAGACCCACCCCGGCGCGGTGTACCTGCACCGGGGCCGCAGCTACGTGATTGACGAAATGGATCCCGCCCGCGCCCGCATTGTGGCCAAGGCGACCAAGGTTTCGTGGTTTACGCGCACGCGCGGTCAAAAAAGCACAGATATTCTTGAAGAAGTTGAACGCGTATCTCTTGGACGCGTGCTGGCCTGCCGTGGCCGCCTGCGCATTACCGACATTGTGACCGGTTACGAAAAACGTTCCACATCTGGCAACCGGCTGCTCACCATCACGCCGCTGGAAGCCCCGCCGCAGGTGTTTGAAACAGAAGGCCTGTGGTTTGTCATACCCGACAGCATACGCGCTTCGCTGGAAGAACGCTTTCTGCACTACATGGGTTCCATCCACGCGCTGGAACACGCGGCCATAGGTCTGCTGCCCCTGCTGATCATGGCCGACCGCAACGACTTTGGCGGCATATCCACCCCCCTGCACGCGCAGACCGGGCTTTCGGGCGTCTTTATTTACGATGGCCTGCCGGGCGGTGCTGGCCTTACACGTCAGGCATTTCCCGATGCGCGGGGCCTGCTGGAGGCAACCCTCAAGGCCGTGACCGCCTGCCCCTGTGAAGACGGCTGCCCCTCGTGCGTGCATTCGCCCAAGTGTGGCTCTGGCAACAGGCCCATCAGCAAGATCGGCGCACTGGAACTGCTGCGCGAAATGCTGACCCCAGGCACTGAAGGCGACACCCTGTGCCGCGAGCTGCGCATCAGTCCCGCCCCCGACCGGCTGGACATGGAATCGCTGGACGCCGCAGCGTCACTGGCGGCAGCGCACCGCCCTGCGGTGTCAGCCCTGGAATTTATCAACATGGATGAACAGACAGACACAGCCAGCCCACGCAGCGCAGTGGAGGAACAATCCATGAGCAAAAAGCAGCCCGCACCGGACAACCAGACAAGCCTTTTCGGCTCTGCCGCGCCAGAGTCCGGCACCAGAACCCCGGCCCCCGGCCCCCACGGCGCCAACACCTTTGACGGTGCGGGGCTCCTGACCCACATTCCCCTGCCGCCGCCCAGAAATTTTGTGGTCTTTGACGTGGAAACGCGGCGCTCCGCCGCCGAAGTGGGCGGCTGGAACAGGGCCGACCGCATGGGCGTGAGCATTGCCGTAGCATACGACAGCAAGGCCGACGACTACTTTGCCTACCAGCAGGAGGAACTGCCCGCCCTGTTTGAAAAGCTGCGCGCCGCCGACCTGGTCGTGGGCTTCAACAGCCTGCGTTTTGACTACGCCGTGCTTTCTACCTTTGCGCCCTTTGATCTGCGCAGGCTGCCCAGCCTCGATCTTTTGCAGCGCGTGTACGAACGCTTGAGCTACCGCCTTCCGCTGGACAATCTGGGGCAGGCAACGCTTAACGAACCCAAGAGCGCCAGCGGCCTGCAAGCCCTTGAATGGTGGAAGGAAGGCCGTCTGGACGACATAACCACATACTGCCGCAAGGATGTGGACATCACCCGCCGCCTCTATTTGCACGGCCTTGAACACGGCTTTTTGCTGTTCAGCAACAAGGCTGGTTCGCCCGTGCGCGTCCCCGTAGACTTCCGGCAGCGCTGA
- the panB gene encoding 3-methyl-2-oxobutanoate hydroxymethyltransferase — MKNTVVTFREAKGQEKLVMLTAYDYSTARVMDMAGVDALLVGDSLGMVVLGYPDTLSVTVDDMVRHCAAVARGTQKALVVCDMPYMSYHVSVEETVRNAARLMIEGRAQAVKLEGGAEFAAEVRALTRASIPVMGHLGLTPQSVNAFGGFKVQGKTMAAAQKLLDDARALQDAGAFALVLECVPAPLAERVSQALAIPVIGIGAGSGCDGQVLVWQDMTGMTLSQLPRFVKRFGEVGSSLRAAVEAYAREVRVGAFPSDDHCYPLPEGMEKTLKKLK, encoded by the coding sequence ATGAAAAACACCGTGGTTACCTTTCGAGAAGCCAAAGGGCAGGAAAAGCTGGTCATGCTGACCGCTTATGATTACAGCACCGCGCGGGTCATGGACATGGCCGGTGTGGATGCCCTGCTGGTGGGCGATTCGCTGGGCATGGTGGTGCTGGGCTACCCTGATACGCTTTCCGTCACCGTGGACGACATGGTGCGGCACTGCGCCGCTGTGGCGCGTGGCACGCAAAAGGCGCTTGTGGTCTGCGACATGCCGTACATGAGCTACCATGTTTCGGTAGAAGAAACAGTGCGCAACGCGGCCCGCCTGATGATCGAGGGGCGCGCCCAGGCGGTGAAGCTTGAGGGCGGCGCTGAATTTGCCGCCGAGGTGCGGGCACTCACGCGGGCCTCCATACCCGTGATGGGGCATCTGGGCCTTACGCCGCAATCGGTCAACGCCTTTGGTGGCTTCAAGGTGCAGGGCAAAACCATGGCCGCAGCACAGAAACTGCTGGACGACGCACGCGCCCTTCAGGACGCCGGGGCCTTTGCCCTGGTGCTTGAATGCGTACCCGCGCCGTTGGCCGAGCGCGTAAGCCAGGCTCTTGCCATTCCCGTTATCGGCATTGGTGCTGGCTCTGGCTGCGACGGGCAGGTACTGGTGTGGCAGGATATGACGGGCATGACCCTCAGCCAGCTGCCGCGTTTCGTCAAACGCTTTGGTGAGGTGGGCTCGAGCCTGCGCGCTGCGGTGGAGGCCTATGCCCGCGAAGTACGCGTGGGTGCCTTTCCCAGCGACGACCACTGCTATCCCTTGCCCGAAGGCATGGAAAAAACGCTTAAAAAGCTCAAGTAG